A window of Strix aluco isolate bStrAlu1 chromosome 11, bStrAlu1.hap1, whole genome shotgun sequence contains these coding sequences:
- the LOC141928090 gene encoding uncharacterized protein LOC141928090 produces MARRSFVESCRVPAKSSPGPLCGFDSLHLCLPPTWLHPLKVDGFPTSSTLPVPEPESSPTARLYLSSLLFGSDLKAQTRKDKKSRLRCGRGENGFPSPEHHRFFPSLGCADGLHPQCTSGFCDICTGAVLYPGAAVVEEKRAHRGRLRTVARNRRPPLAPATAGPAALVPLSWDQHPMQMPGSPARPPSPLSPLHPQPVPGCHDTAQPTQHPTVPAIPVPRPPFPSCCDTAHLFWRLGILIKVVFTPEGTEPSHKCRGGTNGKPPEAPAPAELQARAQPWMPTVSVRGVTRQEPGMGLAEHSPYSPQSSKNVT; encoded by the exons ATGGCCCGAAGGAGTTTTGTGGAGAGCTGCCGGGTGCCAGCCAAGAGCTCACCAGGCCCCCTCTGCGGCTTTGACAGCCTCCACCTTTGTCTGCCCCCCACGTGGTTAC ATCCTCTCAAGGTCGACGGTTTCCCGACATCTTCAACTCTTCCTGTCCCggagcctgagagcagtcccacag ccagGCTTTAcctctcatctcttctttttggcaGTGATCTCAAAGCCCAGACGAGAAAAGACAAGAAGAGCAGACTCAG GTGTGGTCGGGGAGAGAACGGATTCCCTTCTCCAGAGCATCACAGGTTTTTTCCTTCGCTTGGGTGTGCAGACGGTCTGCATCCTCAGTGCACTAGCGGGTTCTGTGACATTTGCACTGGTGCTGTGCTGTACCCAGGTGCGgcagtggtggaggagaaaagg gcgcACCGCGGCAGACTCCGGACAGTGGCTCGAAACCGGCGGCCCCCCCTTGCACCTGCCACAGCCGGACCAGCCGCCCTGGTACCCCTGAGCTGGGACCAACACCCAATGCAGATGCCGGGAAGCCCAGCGCGCCCAccctccccactgtccccactgcACCCCCAACCTGTCCCCGGCTGCCATGACACTGCAcaacccacccagcaccccactgtcCCCGCCATTCCCGTGCCCCGTCCACCATTCCCGAGCTGCTGTGACACTGCGCACCTGTTTTGGCGATTAGGGATACTAATTAAAGTAGTTTtcacaccaga AGGGACAGAGCCGTCGCACAAGTGTCGCGGTGGTACCAACGGCAAACCCCCCGAGGCGCCAGCACCGGCTGAGCTCCAGGCCCGGGCGCAGCCGTGGATGCCCACGGTGTCCGTCCGTGGCGtcaccaggcaggagccaggcatggggctggcagagcattcCCCGTACTCTCCACAGTCATccaaaaatgttacttaa
- the LOC141928091 gene encoding uncharacterized protein LOC141928091 — MARKEFVESCRVPAKSSPGPSAALTASTFVCPPRDPLKVDGFPTSSTLPVPEPESSPTARLYLSSLLFGSDLKAQTRKDKKSRLRCGRGENGFPSPEHHRFFPSLGCADGLHPQCTSGFCDICTGAVLYPGAAVVEEKRAHRGRLRTVARNRRPPLAPATAGPAALVPLSWDQHPMQMPGSPARPPSPLSPLHPQPVPGCHDTAQPTQHPTVPAIPVPRPPFPSCCDTAHLFWRLGILIKVVFTPEGTEPSHKCRGGTNGKPPEAPAPAELQARAQPWMPTVSVRGVTRQEPGMGLAEHSPYSPQSSKNVT, encoded by the exons ATGGCCCGGAAGGAGTTTGTGGAGAGCTGCCGGGTGCCAGCCAAGAGCTCACCAGGCCCCTCTGCGGCTTTGACAGCCTCCACCTTTGTCTGCCCCCCACGTG ATCCTCTCAAGGTCGACGGTTTCCCGACATCTTCAACTCTTCCTGTCCCggagcctgagagcagtcccacag ccagGCTTTAcctctcatctcttctttttggcaGTGATCTCAAAGCCCAGACGAGAAAAGACAAGAAGAGCAGACTCAG GTGTGGTCGGGGAGAGAACGGATTCCCTTCTCCAGAGCATCACAGGTTTTTTCCTTCGCTTGGGTGTGCAGACGGTCTGCATCCTCAGTGCACTAGCGGGTTCTGTGACATTTGCACTGGTGCTGTGCTGTACCCAGGTGCGgcagtggtggaggagaaaagg gcgcACCGCGGCAGACTCCGGACAGTGGCTCGAAACCGGCGGCCCCCCCTTGCACCTGCCACAGCCGGACCAGCCGCCCTGGTACCCCTGAGCTGGGACCAACACCCAATGCAGATGCCGGGAAGCCCAGCGCGCCCAccctccccactgtccccactgcACCCCCAACCTGTCCCCGGCTGCCATGACACTGCAcaacccacccagcaccccactgtcCCCGCCATTCCCGTGCCCCGTCCACCATTCCCGAGCTGCTGTGACACTGCGCACCTGTTTTGGCGATTAGGGATACTAATTAAAGTAGTTTtcacaccaga AGGGACAGAGCCGTCGCACAAGTGTCGCGGTGGTACCAACGGCAAACCCCCCGAGGCGCCAGCACCGGCTGAGCTCCAGGCCCGGGCGCAGCCGTGGATGCCCACGGTGTCCGTCCGTGGCGtcaccaggcaggagccaggcatggggctggcagagcattcCCCGTACTCTCCACAGTCATccaaaaatgttacttaa
- the LOC141928093 gene encoding uncharacterized protein LOC141928093, giving the protein MARKEFVESCRVPAKSSPGPSAALTASTFVCPPRDPLKVDGFPTSSTLPVPEPESSPTARLYLSSLLFGSDLKAQTRKDKKSRLRCGRGENGFPSPEHHRFFPSLGCADGLHPQCTSGFCDICTGAVLYPGAAVVEEKRAHRGRLRTVARNRRPPLAPATAGPAALVPLSWDQHPMQMPGSPARPPSPLSPLHPQPVPGCHDTAQPTQHPTVPAIPVPRPPFPSCCDTAHLFWRLGILIKVVFTPE; this is encoded by the exons ATGGCCCGGAAGGAGTTTGTGGAGAGCTGCCGGGTGCCAGCCAAGAGCTCACCAGGCCCCTCTGCGGCTTTGACAGCCTCCACCTTTGTCTGCCCCCCACGTG ATCCTCTCAAGGTCGACGGTTTCCCGACATCTTCAACTCTTCCTGTCCCggagcctgagagcagtcccacag ccagGCTTTAcctctcatctcttctttttggcaGTGATCTCAAAGCCCAGACGAGAAAAGACAAGAAGAGCAGACTCAG GTGTGGTCGGGGAGAGAACGGATTCCCTTCTCCAGAGCATCACAGGTTTTTTCCTTCGCTTGGGTGTGCAGACGGTCTGCATCCTCAGTGCACTAGCGGGTTCTGTGACATTTGCACTGGTGCTGTGCTGTACCCAGGTGCGgcagtggtggaggagaaaagg gcgcACCGCGGCAGACTCCGGACAGTGGCTCGAAACCGGCGGCCCCCCCTTGCACCTGCCACAGCCGGACCAGCCGCCCTGGTACCCCTGAGCTGGGACCAACACCCAATGCAGATGCCGGGAAGCCCAGCGCGCCCAccctccccactgtccccactgcACCCCCAACCTGTCCCCGGCTGCCATGACACTGCAcaacccacccagcaccccactgtcCCCGCCATTCCCGTGCCCCGTCCACCATTCCCGAGCTGCTGTGACACTGCGCACCTGTTTTGGCGATTAGGGATACTAATTAAAGTAGTTTtcacaccagagtga